From the Nodularia sp. NIES-3585 genome, one window contains:
- a CDS encoding phycobilisome linker polypeptide, translating into MSSSVTERLAIRDLIGKKVELRQNWNQDDLRLVFRAAYEQVFGRQGVYASQKFTSAEALLRNGQISVQQFVEILAKSEFYKECFFYKNSQVRFIELNYKHLLGRAPYDQSEIAYHVDLYASRGYDADIESYIYSAEYENSFGNSVVPYYRGFQSIAGMKTVGFNRIFELYRGDGNSDNAQLGGKNSRLRTKIAMNLANWIAPPSSATNFASSAPTLISAAPRGDSRMFVIETIAGGSNTKVSVRRSRQVYTVPYERLSATYQDIHKRGGKITKISPV; encoded by the coding sequence ATGAGTAGTTCAGTCACAGAACGGCTAGCAATTAGAGATTTAATTGGCAAAAAAGTTGAGCTGCGCCAAAACTGGAATCAAGATGATTTAAGACTGGTATTCCGGGCTGCCTACGAACAAGTTTTTGGGCGGCAAGGAGTCTATGCCAGCCAAAAATTTACTAGTGCCGAAGCTTTGTTACGTAACGGCCAGATTAGTGTGCAGCAATTTGTGGAAATTTTAGCCAAGTCTGAATTTTACAAGGAATGCTTTTTTTACAAAAACTCCCAAGTGCGTTTCATTGAATTAAACTACAAGCACCTACTGGGACGTGCGCCTTACGACCAATCAGAAATTGCTTACCACGTAGATTTGTACGCTTCTCGTGGCTACGATGCCGACATTGAGTCCTACATTTACAGTGCCGAGTACGAAAATAGCTTTGGTAACTCTGTGGTTCCTTATTACCGGGGTTTTCAGTCAATTGCTGGCATGAAAACTGTAGGTTTCAACCGCATATTTGAGCTTTATCGCGGTGATGGTAACAGTGATAACGCTCAGTTGGGTGGTAAAAACTCACGCTTGCGGACTAAAATTGCGATGAATTTGGCTAACTGGATTGCGCCACCTTCGTCAGCAACTAACTTCGCATCATCAGCACCGACGTTGATTAGTGCTGCACCACGGGGAGATAGTCGGATGTTCGTGATTGAAACGATCGCTGGCGGAAGCAATACAAAAGTGTCAGTCCGTCGTAGTAGACAGGTTTACACTGTACCCTACGAGCGACTCTCAGCTACATACCAAGATATTCACAAGCGCGGCGGTAAGATTACCAAAATTTCGCCTGTCTAG
- a CDS encoding HEAT repeat domain-containing protein — protein sequence MTVVNSAEAILSPEAAIAALSGDDNQIRYYAAWWLGKHQVQAGCAALCDALFDERYRIPSGGYPLRRQAARALGQLKNSQAVPALIAALSCDADLRLREAAIAALATIGDQRAVTPLLHLLQSSHEQPYEALIEALATLQVWSARPQVELFVNHSSERVQCAAARYMYLLTQEPQYIERIVKNLNHDNMYLRWAAVFDLGAVGHEQAVQAILTAQVPNSLKLLNLKRILEALLNTYPSPKETSKLVFQAIDDLLIQL from the coding sequence ATGACTGTTGTTAATTCTGCCGAAGCAATTCTTTCTCCAGAAGCGGCGATCGCGGCTTTGTCTGGCGACGATAACCAAATTCGTTATTATGCTGCTTGGTGGCTAGGGAAGCATCAGGTGCAGGCAGGTTGTGCGGCGCTATGTGATGCCCTTTTTGATGAAAGATATCGTATCCCATCAGGAGGATATCCCTTACGTCGTCAAGCTGCACGGGCGTTAGGACAACTGAAAAACTCCCAAGCAGTGCCAGCTTTAATTGCCGCCTTGTCCTGTGATGCGGATCTGCGCTTGCGGGAAGCGGCGATCGCAGCTTTAGCCACTATTGGCGATCAAAGAGCAGTGACTCCTTTATTGCATCTTTTGCAATCTAGTCACGAGCAACCCTATGAAGCTTTAATTGAAGCACTCGCCACTTTACAAGTTTGGTCAGCTCGTCCTCAAGTTGAATTGTTTGTCAATCATTCTTCTGAGCGAGTACAATGTGCTGCTGCTCGATATATGTATCTTTTAACTCAGGAACCTCAGTATATTGAACGCATTGTCAAAAATCTCAACCATGACAATATGTATTTACGTTGGGCTGCTGTGTTTGATTTGGGCGCGGTTGGCCATGAGCAAGCTGTACAAGCAATTTTAACTGCTCAGGTTCCTAACAGTTTAAAACTATTAAATTTGAAGCGGATTTTAGAGGCGCTTTTAAATACTTATCCTTCCCCAAAGGAAACATCAAAGTTAGTTTTTCAAGCAATTGATGATTTGTTAATTCAGCTTTGA
- a CDS encoding HEAT repeat domain-containing protein encodes MNTLNSHDIEALILELNHASTPQEAIAAIHALAASGTQEVVAINALIAALSHHHPSVGAAAVAVLIELAPASVQPLITAFDASRDQGLQARIIQALAQIGDLRAFDLLAEVMGTTVANHCQGNVRRIATRGIGKIGSNSRNTEMIRCIEEKLTWALLTPEDWGLRYASAVSLQEIATQQAQAALEQAIAQEVDQVVRSRITLALEVLQTAAT; translated from the coding sequence ATGAATACATTAAACTCTCATGATATCGAGGCATTAATTTTAGAACTAAATCATGCTTCAACTCCTCAAGAAGCGATCGCGGCAATTCATGCGCTAGCTGCTAGTGGTACACAAGAAGTGGTTGCTATCAATGCTTTAATTGCGGCCTTAAGTCATCACCATCCCTCTGTAGGCGCTGCGGCTGTGGCTGTTTTGATCGAATTAGCACCTGCATCGGTACAACCGTTAATCACCGCCTTTGATGCTTCTCGCGATCAGGGGTTACAAGCCCGGATTATTCAAGCTTTAGCCCAAATTGGCGACTTGAGAGCTTTTGATTTGCTCGCTGAAGTTATGGGGACAACGGTAGCTAATCACTGTCAGGGAAATGTCCGCCGCATTGCTACGCGGGGAATAGGAAAAATTGGTAGTAATTCTAGGAACACAGAAATGATTCGCTGTATTGAAGAAAAGCTAACTTGGGCTTTACTGACTCCTGAAGACTGGGGATTACGTTATGCATCTGCGGTTTCTCTGCAAGAAATTGCCACACAACAGGCTCAGGCTGCCTTAGAACAAGCGATCGCTCAAGAAGTAGATCAAGTTGTGCGATCGCGAATTACTCTAGCCCTAGAGGTGTTACAAACTGCCGCTACATAG